In one Sphingomonas hankookensis genomic region, the following are encoded:
- a CDS encoding glutamate-5-semialdehyde dehydrogenase — protein MLRGLGNDARTAAQALATMPTATKAAALRAAAAAIREDAARILAANAQDIAAAEGNGLSGAMLDRLRLDPARVEAMAVGVDAVAGLRDPVGGVIDRSERPNGLALSRVRVPIGVIGIIYESRPNVTADAGALAVMAGNAAILRGGSEAIRSNRAIHAAMARGLASAGLPEGAVQLIPTTDRAAVGDMLRADGMIDLIVPRGGKSLVARVQAEARVPVLAHLDGLNHSYVDRAADPTMAEAVVVNAKLRRTGVCGATETLLIDRGYADPLPILSGLIAAGCELRGDAEVRALHPAILEANDDDWDTEYLDAILSVKLVDGVDDAIAHIAAHGSHHTDAILTEDAATAEHFLARVDSAIVMWNASTQFADGGEFGLGAEIGIATGRLHARGPVALEGLTTYKWIVRGTGQTRP, from the coding sequence ATGTTGCGCGGGTTGGGAAACGATGCCCGCACCGCCGCCCAGGCGCTCGCCACCATGCCGACCGCCACCAAGGCCGCCGCCCTGCGGGCCGCCGCCGCCGCGATCCGCGAGGACGCCGCCCGCATCCTCGCCGCCAATGCACAGGACATTGCCGCGGCAGAGGGGAACGGCCTGTCGGGGGCAATGCTCGACCGGTTGCGGCTCGATCCCGCCCGGGTCGAGGCGATGGCGGTCGGCGTCGATGCGGTGGCGGGCCTGCGCGATCCGGTGGGCGGGGTGATCGACCGCAGCGAACGGCCCAACGGGCTGGCGCTGTCGCGGGTGCGCGTGCCGATCGGGGTAATCGGCATCATCTATGAAAGCCGGCCCAATGTGACCGCGGACGCTGGCGCGCTGGCGGTGATGGCGGGCAATGCCGCGATCCTGCGCGGCGGGAGCGAGGCGATCCGCAGCAACCGGGCGATCCATGCGGCGATGGCGCGGGGGCTGGCGAGTGCCGGCCTGCCCGAGGGCGCGGTGCAATTGATCCCGACGACCGATCGCGCGGCGGTGGGGGACATGCTGCGGGCGGATGGCATGATCGACTTGATCGTACCGCGCGGAGGCAAGAGCCTGGTCGCGCGGGTGCAGGCGGAGGCGCGGGTGCCGGTGCTGGCGCATCTCGATGGCCTCAACCACAGCTATGTCGACCGCGCCGCCGATCCGACGATGGCTGAGGCCGTGGTGGTGAACGCCAAGCTGCGCCGGACCGGTGTGTGCGGCGCGACCGAGACGCTGCTGATCGACCGCGGCTATGCCGATCCGCTGCCGATCCTGTCCGGACTGATCGCCGCCGGGTGTGAGCTGCGCGGCGATGCGGAGGTTCGGGCGCTGCATCCCGCCATCCTCGAGGCGAATGACGACGACTGGGACACCGAATATCTCGACGCCATCCTGTCGGTGAAGCTGGTCGACGGGGTGGACGACGCGATCGCGCATATCGCGGCGCATGGATCGCACCATACCGATGCGATCCTTACCGAGGATGCGGCGACCGCGGAGCATTTCCTGGCGCGCGTCGATTCGGCGATCGTGATGTGGAACGCCTCGACGCAGTTTGCCGATGGCGGCGAGTTCGGGCTGGGCGCGGAGATCGGCATCGCTACCGGCCGCTTGCACGCGCGCGGGCCGGTCGCGCTGGAGGGGCTGACGACGTACAAGTGGATCGTGCGGGGCACCGGGCAGACGCGGCCTTGA
- a CDS encoding nicotinate-nucleotide adenylyltransferase, translating into MKAKAIGLLGGSFNPAHKGHRRVSLAAKRALALDEVWWLVSPGNPLKPAAGMAPLAARLASAERVARHAPIRPTAIERRLGTRYTVDSLRKLVRLYPQHRFIWLMGADNLAEFHRWRDWRGIARTVAIAVVARPGYDGRALASPAMGWLRRHARPAGQAKRWTMWSLPALVRLRFRPDPTSATAIRAADPAWHRRMISSDRSGAQAPES; encoded by the coding sequence TTGAAGGCGAAGGCGATCGGGCTGCTCGGCGGATCGTTCAACCCGGCGCACAAGGGCCATCGCCGGGTGTCGCTGGCAGCGAAGCGTGCGCTGGCGCTGGACGAGGTGTGGTGGCTGGTGTCGCCGGGCAATCCGCTGAAGCCCGCGGCGGGCATGGCACCGCTGGCCGCGCGGCTGGCCTCGGCTGAGCGGGTGGCGCGCCACGCACCGATCCGGCCGACCGCGATCGAGCGGCGGCTGGGCACCCGCTATACCGTCGATAGCTTACGCAAATTGGTGCGGTTGTATCCGCAGCATCGCTTCATCTGGTTGATGGGCGCGGACAATCTGGCGGAGTTCCACCGCTGGCGGGACTGGCGCGGGATCGCGCGGACGGTGGCGATTGCGGTGGTCGCGCGTCCGGGCTATGATGGACGTGCCCTCGCTAGTCCTGCGATGGGTTGGTTGCGGCGCCATGCGCGGCCCGCAGGCCAGGCGAAACGATGGACGATGTGGAGTTTGCCGGCACTGGTCCGTTTGCGCTTCCGTCCCGATCCGACGTCGGCGACCGCGATCCGCGCCGCCGACCCTGCCTGGCACCGCCGGATGATCTCGTCCGACCGGTCCGGCGCACAGGCCCCTGAAAGCTGA
- the rsfS gene encoding ribosome silencing factor, with translation MNETEALHRMVLASLDDDQAVETVSIPLAGKSSIADYMVIASGRSSRQVASMAQKLAERVKAEFGRPSRIEGLPTADWVLIDTGDVIVHLFRPEVRTFYNLERMWAFGDTLNPTAHA, from the coding sequence ATGAACGAGACCGAAGCGCTGCATCGCATGGTGCTGGCCAGCCTCGACGACGACCAGGCGGTCGAAACGGTGTCGATCCCGCTCGCCGGCAAATCGAGCATCGCCGATTACATGGTGATCGCCAGCGGCCGGTCGAGTCGGCAGGTGGCGTCGATGGCGCAGAAGCTGGCCGAGCGGGTGAAGGCCGAATTCGGGCGTCCGTCGCGCATCGAAGGGCTGCCGACCGCCGACTGGGTGCTGATCGATACCGGCGACGTGATCGTCCACCTGTTCCGCCCCGAAGTCCGCACTTTCTACAATCTGGAGCGGATGTGGGCGTTCGGCGATACGCTGAACCCGACCGCGCACGCCTGA
- a CDS encoding 23S rRNA (pseudouridine(1915)-N(3))-methyltransferase RlmH — protein sequence MLLHIVARGRIGRSPEGELIERYLKRVSWPTKITELPDTGGRMPAVDPGTRIVMLDEKGRDLPSMAFATQLGRWRDDGVRETRFLLGAADGFDDAQREAADLLLAFGRATWPHLMARAMLAEQLWRATSILAGHPYHREG from the coding sequence GTGCTGCTGCATATCGTCGCGCGCGGGCGGATCGGGCGCAGTCCCGAGGGCGAGTTGATCGAGCGCTATCTGAAGCGCGTCAGCTGGCCGACGAAGATCACCGAACTGCCCGATACCGGGGGCAGGATGCCGGCGGTCGATCCGGGGACGCGGATCGTGATGCTGGACGAGAAGGGCCGTGACCTGCCGTCGATGGCGTTCGCGACGCAGCTGGGCCGCTGGCGCGACGATGGCGTGCGCGAGACGCGGTTCCTGCTGGGTGCGGCCGACGGCTTCGACGATGCGCAGCGGGAAGCGGCCGATCTGTTGCTCGCATTCGGACGGGCGACATGGCCGCATCTGATGGCGCGGGCGATGTTGGCCGAACAATTGTGGCGCGCGACCAGCATCCTCGCCGGCCACCCCTATCACCGCGAAGGATGA
- a CDS encoding murein hydrolase activator EnvC family protein — MRRAFVPIAALAVLAGAAVWAQDDPVAAGRERLGAAKRAAVEAAARSKRLEQAARAAQAGAERTGAAQAALAARIAAAKASRAAAQARVALIGELLARRRADLAARQAPVARLVGALQSLATRPAWLAVAQPGSTNDLVHVRAVLGTVVPAMQQRTAAVRAGVTDAARLRSQAGVALAALAASNARLEGERLALVRAEAAQRLRSRELARGAMVESDRAIALGEQARDIVDRLEELGEARDTRAALAALPGPLPRPDAAAPALPPPAYRLPVKGAVANGFGEISDSGVRARGLTLTVAPGATVVAPAPGRIAFSKRFRGYRRVVILDHGDGWTTTVTGLAASVGPVDGRVVAGTPIGRAPTGDAPPVTIELRRRGVPVDLAAML, encoded by the coding sequence ATGAGGCGCGCGTTCGTCCCGATTGCCGCCCTCGCCGTGCTGGCAGGGGCGGCGGTTTGGGCGCAGGACGACCCCGTAGCGGCCGGGCGCGAACGGTTGGGTGCCGCGAAGCGCGCAGCGGTCGAGGCGGCCGCCCGGTCGAAACGGCTGGAACAGGCGGCGCGGGCGGCACAGGCAGGAGCCGAACGGACCGGTGCGGCGCAGGCAGCCCTCGCCGCGCGGATCGCGGCGGCAAAGGCAAGTCGCGCGGCGGCGCAGGCCCGCGTGGCGTTGATCGGCGAGCTGCTCGCCAGGCGGCGTGCCGATCTGGCGGCGCGGCAGGCGCCGGTCGCGCGGCTGGTCGGCGCGTTGCAGTCGCTCGCCACGCGGCCGGCATGGCTGGCGGTGGCGCAGCCGGGGTCGACCAACGATCTGGTCCATGTCCGTGCGGTGCTGGGAACCGTCGTGCCGGCGATGCAGCAGCGCACCGCCGCGGTGCGGGCCGGGGTAACGGACGCCGCACGGCTGCGGTCGCAGGCCGGGGTCGCGCTGGCGGCGCTGGCGGCGAGCAATGCCCGGCTGGAAGGCGAGCGGCTGGCGCTGGTCCGTGCGGAGGCGGCGCAGCGGCTGCGGTCGCGCGAATTGGCTCGTGGGGCGATGGTCGAATCCGACCGCGCGATCGCGCTGGGCGAACAGGCCCGCGACATCGTCGACCGGCTGGAGGAACTGGGCGAGGCGCGCGATACCCGTGCCGCGCTTGCCGCCCTGCCCGGCCCGCTGCCCCGCCCCGATGCCGCTGCGCCGGCGTTACCCCCGCCGGCCTACCGCCTGCCGGTCAAAGGTGCGGTCGCCAACGGCTTCGGCGAGATCAGCGACAGCGGGGTGCGTGCCCGCGGGCTGACGCTGACCGTCGCGCCCGGCGCGACCGTCGTCGCGCCCGCGCCGGGGCGGATCGCGTTCAGCAAGCGGTTTCGCGGTTATCGCCGCGTCGTGATTCTCGACCATGGCGATGGCTGGACGACGACGGTTACCGGCCTTGCCGCCAGTGTCGGTCCGGTCGACGGCCGGGTCGTCGCCGGCACGCCCATCGGCCGCGCGCCGACGGGCGACGCGCCGCCGGTGACGATCGAACTGCGCCGCCGCGGCGTGCCGGTCGACCTGGCGGCGATGCTGTAG
- a CDS encoding methyl-accepting chemotaxis protein, with product MQSINRMVLAAIAAIVLLVLGSAGARVWSNGRQADARASITQGTALLRNHMTADMMHDAIRGDVLSVLRATSAGDLDLAANRQALTDDSAALRKALAADAAYADAPAISAQARRIQPLVDAYIATAERIADAAATNPARATALLPGFLEAFEKLEGGMSTLSDAIEAHLASVSAEANAIARFANILLIFTTSATLAVVLAIGFATRRFVLSPLLALVDALKRMTSGDMAVTIPANDRRDELGQLAGATQELRDQLVAAERAKEEQTTLIVDSFGTALTKLAEGDLVSRIDADLTGPFARIKADFNAAVAALQSTLATVTEAASSINNGADDIRQASDDLSQRTEQQAASLEETAAAMDEITSTVRETAAGAAQANRIVSEARAEADQSGEVVRRAVEAMHGIERASAEISDIISVIDGISFQTNLLALNAGVEAARAGDAGKGFAVVASEVRALAQRSADAAKDVKTRITASSSQIGSGVQLVVETGDALTRIINRIGQIDGLVASIAASAERQATGLHQINTAVSEMDGMTQQNAAMVEEATAAVRSLASDADGMARQITSFRLGEPGHRIAPVRAVPAPAPRPATVVPMRPQVAGNTALAVVEDDWSAF from the coding sequence ATGCAATCGATCAACCGGATGGTTCTGGCGGCCATCGCCGCAATCGTGCTGTTGGTATTGGGATCGGCCGGTGCCCGGGTCTGGTCCAACGGACGACAGGCCGATGCCCGCGCCAGCATCACGCAGGGGACCGCCCTGCTGCGCAACCACATGACCGCCGACATGATGCACGATGCGATTCGGGGCGACGTCTTGTCGGTGCTGCGCGCCACGTCGGCCGGCGATCTCGATCTGGCGGCGAACCGGCAGGCGCTGACGGACGACTCGGCGGCGTTGCGCAAGGCGCTGGCTGCCGACGCCGCCTATGCCGACGCGCCCGCCATCTCGGCACAAGCCCGCCGCATCCAGCCGCTGGTCGACGCCTATATCGCCACCGCAGAGCGCATCGCCGACGCCGCCGCGACGAATCCGGCGCGTGCCACCGCGCTTCTGCCCGGCTTTCTGGAAGCGTTCGAAAAGCTGGAGGGCGGCATGAGCACGCTGTCCGATGCGATCGAAGCGCATCTGGCCAGTGTCAGTGCCGAAGCGAACGCCATCGCCCGGTTCGCCAACATCCTGTTGATCTTCACGACCTCCGCGACGCTTGCCGTCGTCCTCGCGATCGGCTTCGCGACCCGCCGCTTCGTCCTGTCGCCGCTGCTGGCGCTGGTCGATGCGCTGAAGCGCATGACGTCGGGCGACATGGCGGTGACCATTCCCGCCAACGACCGCCGCGACGAATTGGGCCAGCTGGCCGGTGCGACGCAGGAATTGCGCGATCAGCTGGTCGCCGCCGAACGGGCCAAGGAGGAACAGACGACGCTGATCGTCGACAGCTTCGGCACGGCGTTGACGAAGCTGGCCGAAGGCGATCTCGTCTCGCGGATCGATGCCGATCTGACCGGGCCGTTCGCCCGGATCAAGGCGGACTTCAACGCCGCCGTCGCCGCGCTCCAGTCGACGCTCGCGACCGTCACCGAGGCGGCGAGCAGCATCAACAACGGCGCCGACGACATCCGCCAGGCGTCCGACGACCTGTCGCAGCGGACCGAGCAGCAGGCCGCGAGCCTTGAGGAAACGGCGGCGGCGATGGACGAGATCACATCGACCGTGCGCGAAACCGCCGCCGGCGCCGCGCAGGCCAACCGCATCGTCAGCGAGGCGCGGGCCGAAGCCGACCAGTCGGGCGAGGTCGTCCGCCGCGCGGTGGAGGCGATGCACGGCATCGAACGCGCCTCCGCCGAGATCAGCGACATCATCAGCGTGATCGACGGCATCTCGTTCCAGACCAATTTGCTGGCGCTGAACGCGGGGGTCGAGGCAGCGCGGGCGGGCGACGCCGGCAAGGGCTTTGCGGTCGTCGCCAGCGAAGTGCGCGCGCTGGCGCAACGCTCGGCCGATGCCGCCAAGGACGTGAAGACCCGCATCACCGCATCGTCGAGCCAGATCGGCAGCGGCGTGCAGCTGGTCGTCGAAACCGGCGATGCGCTGACCCGGATCATCAACCGGATCGGGCAGATCGACGGACTGGTCGCCAGCATCGCGGCATCGGCCGAGCGTCAGGCGACCGGCCTGCACCAGATCAACACCGCCGTGTCGGAAATGGACGGCATGACCCAGCAGAATGCGGCGATGGTCGAGGAGGCGACGGCGGCGGTGCGCAGCCTCGCTTCGGACGCCGACGGCATGGCGCGGCAGATCACCAGCTTCCGCCTGGGCGAACCCGGCCACCGCATCGCCCCGGTCCGCGCCGTCCCGGCGCCGGCTCCCCGACCGGCAACCGTCGTCCCGATGCGCCCGCAAGTTGCCGGCAACACCGCGCTGGCGGTCGTGGAGGATGACTGGTCGGCGTTCTGA
- a CDS encoding S41 family peptidase, with the protein MRRSRSFFQATAIVGALALVPVATGAMAQADAGSFRELDNFMDVYNRVKASYVDKVDDKTLMEGAMRGMLAALDPHSSYLDAKDFENLRIATTGNYSGLGLSVTLEDGAVKVITPTEDTPAARAGIKSGDYITHVDGKLIVGGTLDEAVAQMRGPTGSKVSLTIVRPGRDKPIELTLVRSTIVQKPVKWEVKDGIGVININTFSETTGADTRAAIAGIDKALGHKPKGYIIDLRDNGGGLLTQAIEVSDTFLARGEIVSQRGRDKADTERYFAEEMVPGDLAQGLPIIVLTNPGTASASEIVAGALQDHHRAIVMGERSFGKGSVQSIFDLSKNTAVRLTTARYHTPSGRSVQEGGIDPDLKVPQISDPDYKDRPVYREADLRRHLVNEAGVDDKTLTEDTKDDPRFAESAESLKKRGIEDFQLYYALQTMGRVGPTTRMAAAPAPRPAKR; encoded by the coding sequence ATGCGTAGGTCCCGTTCGTTCTTTCAGGCCACCGCCATCGTCGGTGCGCTGGCGCTGGTTCCCGTTGCCACCGGCGCGATGGCGCAGGCCGATGCCGGCAGTTTCCGCGAACTCGACAACTTCATGGACGTGTATAATCGCGTGAAGGCGAGCTACGTCGACAAGGTCGACGACAAGACGCTGATGGAAGGCGCGATGCGCGGCATGCTGGCCGCGCTCGACCCGCATTCGAGCTATCTGGATGCGAAGGATTTCGAGAATCTGCGCATCGCCACCACCGGCAATTATTCGGGCCTTGGCCTGTCGGTCACGCTGGAGGACGGCGCGGTCAAGGTCATTACGCCCACCGAGGATACGCCGGCGGCGCGCGCCGGGATCAAGTCGGGCGATTACATCACCCATGTCGATGGCAAGCTGATCGTCGGCGGCACGCTGGATGAGGCGGTCGCGCAGATGCGCGGACCCACGGGGTCGAAGGTATCGCTGACCATCGTCCGTCCCGGTCGCGACAAGCCGATCGAGCTGACGCTGGTGCGCAGCACGATCGTGCAGAAGCCGGTGAAGTGGGAGGTCAAGGACGGCATCGGCGTCATCAACATCAACACCTTCAGCGAGACGACCGGCGCCGATACCCGCGCCGCGATCGCCGGGATCGACAAGGCGCTGGGCCACAAGCCCAAGGGCTATATCATCGACCTGCGCGACAATGGCGGCGGGCTGCTGACCCAGGCGATCGAGGTGTCCGACACCTTCCTGGCGCGCGGCGAGATCGTGTCGCAGCGCGGGCGCGACAAGGCGGATACCGAACGCTATTTCGCCGAGGAAATGGTGCCGGGCGACCTGGCGCAGGGGCTGCCGATCATCGTGCTGACCAATCCGGGCACGGCATCGGCGTCGGAAATCGTCGCCGGCGCGTTGCAGGACCATCACCGCGCGATCGTGATGGGCGAGCGCAGCTTCGGCAAGGGATCGGTCCAGTCGATCTTCGACCTGTCGAAGAACACCGCCGTCCGCCTGACCACCGCGCGCTACCATACGCCATCGGGCCGGTCGGTGCAGGAAGGCGGCATCGACCCCGACCTGAAGGTGCCGCAGATTTCCGACCCGGATTACAAGGACCGGCCGGTGTATCGCGAGGCCGATCTGCGCCGCCACCTCGTCAACGAGGCCGGGGTCGACGACAAGACGCTGACCGAGGATACCAAGGACGATCCGCGCTTCGCCGAAAGCGCCGAATCGCTCAAGAAGCGCGGTATCGAGGATTTTCAGCTCTATTATGCGCTCCAGACCATGGGTCGCGTCGGCCCCACCACGCGCATGGCAGCGGCGCCGGCGCCCAGGCCGGCGAAGCGCTGA
- a CDS encoding disulfide bond formation protein B encodes MRANDLPLARWIALLLPLTLIAGALASQYLGGLCPCEMCHWQRWPHYAAIGLAALSFVVPRTSGKRALVILAGIAILVSGAIGVFHAGVEYHWWQGITACANTLGATGGDLLAAIVRQPVVRCDVPQWTLFGISLAGFNAILSITGALAVLILATRRRT; translated from the coding sequence ATGCGGGCCAACGACCTGCCGCTCGCGCGCTGGATCGCGCTGCTGCTGCCGCTCACGCTGATCGCCGGCGCGCTGGCGTCGCAATATCTCGGCGGGCTGTGCCCGTGCGAGATGTGCCATTGGCAGCGCTGGCCGCATTATGCCGCGATCGGCCTTGCCGCGCTGTCGTTCGTGGTGCCGCGCACGTCGGGCAAGCGGGCGCTGGTGATCCTGGCCGGGATCGCGATCCTCGTCAGCGGCGCGATCGGCGTGTTCCATGCCGGGGTCGAATATCATTGGTGGCAGGGGATCACCGCCTGCGCCAACACGCTCGGCGCGACCGGGGGGGATTTACTGGCGGCGATCGTGCGGCAACCGGTCGTACGCTGCGACGTGCCGCAATGGACGTTGTTCGGCATTTCGCTGGCCGGATTCAACGCGATCCTTTCGATCACTGGTGCGTTGGCGGTACTGATCCTCGCGACACGGAGGCGGACATGA
- a CDS encoding demethoxyubiquinone hydroxylase family protein: MTKWRPGDRRPGGLESMIRVDQAGEYGATRIYAGQLAVMGDRSPMSAAIQGMALQEAEHRAYFDALIAERGVRPTLIQPFWDVAGFALGAVTAAIGPEAAMACTAAVETEIDKHYEDQLAELGDDHPELSEAIARFQAEELEHKEAALAHGAERAPAYPVLSAAIRAGCRVAIEVSKRI; encoded by the coding sequence ATGACCAAGTGGCGACCCGGCGACCGCAGGCCCGGCGGGCTGGAATCGATGATCCGCGTCGATCAGGCGGGCGAATATGGCGCAACCCGCATCTATGCCGGGCAGCTGGCGGTGATGGGCGACCGCAGCCCCATGTCGGCGGCGATCCAGGGCATGGCGTTGCAGGAGGCGGAACACCGCGCCTATTTCGACGCGCTGATCGCCGAGCGCGGCGTGCGACCGACGCTGATCCAGCCCTTCTGGGACGTGGCGGGCTTTGCGCTGGGCGCGGTGACGGCGGCGATCGGGCCGGAGGCGGCAATGGCCTGCACCGCGGCGGTCGAGACCGAAATCGACAAACATTATGAGGATCAGCTCGCCGAACTGGGCGACGATCATCCCGAGTTGAGCGAGGCGATCGCCCGGTTCCAGGCCGAGGAACTGGAGCACAAGGAAGCGGCGCTGGCGCATGGTGCCGAACGCGCGCCGGCCTATCCCGTGCTGTCGGCGGCGATCCGCGCGGGATGCCGCGTCGCCATCGAAGTTTCGAAACGTATTTGA
- a CDS encoding homoserine dehydrogenase encodes MTQPLRIAIAGLGTVGAGVIRLIETNGELIARRAGRPIEVVAVSARDRSRDRGVDLSRYQWVDDTAALVHAGDADVVVELIGGSDGPALTLARTSLSAGKSFVTANKAMIAHHGLELAEVAEAKGVALKFEAAVAGGVPVIKGLREGAAANEISQVFGILNGTCNFILSKMESEGRDFAEVLAEAQALGFAEADPSFDIDGVDAAHKLSILASIAFGTRPAFDAVAVTGIRHVLAADIAEAAALGYRIRLVGVGEAGPHGLFQRVHPHLVPLDHPLAHVTGSLNAVVAEGNFVGRLFFQGRGAGDGPTASAVVADLIDIARGEFGPPYAMPAASLTAAAPEQASERRGRAYVRLHVADKVGVLAEIAAAMRDAGVSIESLMQRGANADGSVLVAIVTHEGPERCIAQALEKLESSASVLGRPMWMHVLGG; translated from the coding sequence ATGACCCAACCGCTCCGCATCGCCATCGCCGGTCTCGGAACCGTGGGCGCGGGGGTCATTCGGCTGATCGAGACCAATGGCGAGCTGATCGCTAGGCGTGCCGGTCGCCCGATCGAGGTCGTCGCCGTGTCGGCCCGCGACCGTTCGCGCGACCGGGGCGTCGACCTGTCGCGCTATCAATGGGTCGATGACACCGCCGCTCTGGTCCATGCCGGCGATGCCGATGTCGTGGTCGAGCTGATCGGCGGATCGGACGGCCCGGCACTGACGCTGGCGCGCACGTCGCTGTCGGCGGGCAAGAGCTTCGTCACCGCCAACAAGGCGATGATCGCGCATCACGGTCTCGAACTGGCCGAAGTCGCCGAGGCCAAGGGCGTGGCGCTGAAGTTCGAGGCGGCGGTCGCGGGCGGCGTGCCGGTCATCAAGGGCCTGCGCGAAGGGGCGGCGGCGAACGAGATTTCGCAGGTCTTCGGCATCCTCAACGGCACCTGCAACTTCATCCTGTCGAAGATGGAAAGCGAAGGCCGCGATTTCGCCGAGGTGCTGGCCGAGGCGCAGGCACTGGGCTTTGCCGAAGCCGATCCCAGCTTCGACATCGACGGCGTCGATGCCGCGCACAAGCTCTCAATCCTCGCCAGCATCGCGTTTGGCACCCGCCCGGCATTCGATGCGGTGGCGGTGACCGGCATCCGCCACGTGCTGGCCGCCGACATCGCCGAGGCGGCGGCCTTGGGCTATCGCATCCGGCTGGTCGGGGTGGGCGAGGCCGGGCCGCACGGGCTGTTCCAGCGGGTGCATCCGCATCTGGTCCCGCTCGACCATCCGCTGGCGCATGTCACCGGCTCGCTCAACGCGGTGGTCGCGGAGGGCAATTTCGTCGGCCGCCTGTTCTTCCAGGGCCGCGGGGCCGGGGACGGCCCGACCGCCAGCGCGGTGGTCGCCGACCTGATCGACATCGCCCGCGGCGAATTCGGCCCGCCCTATGCGATGCCCGCAGCGTCGCTCACCGCCGCCGCGCCCGAACAGGCGAGCGAGCGGCGCGGGCGCGCTTATGTCCGGCTGCATGTCGCGGACAAGGTCGGCGTGCTGGCCGAGATCGCCGCCGCGATGCGCGACGCGGGCGTATCGATCGAAAGCCTGATGCAGCGCGGCGCGAACGCCGATGGCAGCGTGCTGGTCGCGATCGTCACCCATGAAGGCCCGGAACGCTGCATCGCGCAGGCGCTGGAAAAGCTGGAAAGCTCGGCCAGCGTGCTCGGCCGTCCGATGTGGATGCACGTGCTGGGCGGGTGA
- a CDS encoding isopenicillin N synthase family dioxygenase, which translates to MADTPLSQVPLISMAQAEQDPDGFARDFGGSFQRFGFAMVSDHGVDQGVIDRAWAMTKAFFDLPEAEKRRYFVEGGGGARGYTPFKTEIAKGATHVDLKEFWHVGRELAAGHRYGDVMPANVWPDRPEGFREAFLDLFAALDAAGDRLLSAIARYLGLEPNWFDRAVKDGNSVLRLLHYPPVPADAPEVRAGAHEDINLITLLLGAEEAGLELLDRDGRWLPVAPPPGAMVVNVGDMLQRLTNHVLPSTTHRVVNPAPERRGHSRYSMPFFLHPAPDFLIETLPGCVSEERPNRYETPITAHDYLYQRLVEIGLIKK; encoded by the coding sequence ATGGCTGACACGCCGCTTTCGCAGGTTCCGCTGATTTCGATGGCGCAGGCGGAGCAGGACCCCGACGGTTTCGCCCGCGACTTCGGCGGGTCGTTCCAACGCTTCGGTTTTGCGATGGTGTCCGACCATGGCGTCGATCAGGGCGTGATCGATCGCGCTTGGGCGATGACCAAGGCGTTCTTCGACCTGCCCGAGGCGGAAAAGCGCCGCTATTTTGTCGAGGGCGGCGGCGGCGCGCGCGGTTATACCCCGTTCAAGACCGAAATCGCCAAGGGCGCGACCCATGTCGACCTCAAGGAATTCTGGCATGTCGGCCGCGAACTGGCCGCCGGCCACCGCTATGGCGACGTCATGCCCGCCAATGTCTGGCCCGACCGGCCGGAGGGGTTTCGTGAGGCGTTCCTCGACCTGTTCGCGGCGCTCGATGCGGCTGGCGACCGGCTGCTCTCGGCGATCGCGCGTTATCTGGGGCTGGAGCCGAACTGGTTCGACCGCGCGGTGAAGGACGGCAATTCGGTCCTGCGCCTGCTCCATTATCCGCCGGTTCCCGCCGACGCCCCCGAAGTCCGCGCCGGCGCGCATGAGGATATCAACCTTATCACCCTGCTGCTGGGCGCGGAGGAAGCCGGCCTCGAACTGCTCGACCGCGACGGCCGCTGGCTGCCGGTCGCCCCGCCGCCCGGCGCGATGGTGGTGAATGTCGGCGACATGCTGCAGCGGCTGACCAACCATGTCCTGCCCTCCACCACCCACCGCGTCGTCAACCCGGCACCCGAACGCCGCGGCCATTCGCGCTATTCGATGCCGTTCTTCCTCCACCCCGCGCCCGATTTCCTGATCGAGACGCTGCCCGGCTGCGTCAGCGAGGAGCGTCCCAACCGCTACGAAACCCCGATCACCGCGCACGACTATCTCTACCAGCGACTGGTCGAGATCGGTCTTATCAAGAAGTAG